The Lolium rigidum isolate FL_2022 chromosome 2, APGP_CSIRO_Lrig_0.1, whole genome shotgun sequence genomic interval GTGATTTGAACGACCGGTAACTGCCCGTGCGATATGGCGAATGGTGCATCTTTCATTACAGAATTGCTTCCCCTACAGCAATACAACTCTAACCAGGACAAGTTAATTTTTCAGAGTCAATAGCAAGTGTGAACCCTTGGAACTAGATAGTTCATTTGTTGTCTAAGGAAAAACTCAGAGTCCTAATCATCTGTGGTACGATTGAGATGACGCCAACTTGGGCTGCCATATCATACTCTCAGAACAACAAAAACAGACCTTTACACTTTGTGACCTTAAAGGTTAAAAGATAGTTATAGTTGGAAGCCATTTCTCATGCTGGCTAGCATGAAGGCATGCAAACACGGAGCTTCCGTGGACCGTTGCCGGTCATGATTACTTCTACTTAAGTGGCCGAAGAGAAAATGTGCATGACAGGAGGTATCTGAAACCTGAAACAGGGCTAGTTTGTACTTTATACACAGGGGATACCCCTAAATTATAGCAGCATGGATGTACCATGGCAACATAAACGACCCAAGAGACCCGTTCTGTTTTGTGTTCAGAAGCGAGTACAGCTGATCAGTAAAGTGAACATAAATATACATTTGAACTATTCACTCCTCGATTGGGGCCGATTCCGGTGCTGAATCAAGATTTAGTCTATTAATCTCCACTATTTTAGATGAAAAAACAACAGGATTTCACATGATATATGGTTCTATCTTAGTTATGGTAAAACTGCTCACAAGACGATTCTGTCACTGGGGGCAAGTGAGCAGCCGTACCTGCTTAACTCGTCGTCTCTCATGACGCGCTCGCCGGAGGTCGTCCCGCCGccggtgccgccgccgccagcagcagcagcagcctcgTCTTCCTCCCGGAGCATCATCTCCATATCGTTGACGCGCGTCCGGACGACGTTGCCGATCATGACTGCGcgcagaaatcggcaaaatcagcggGCAGCGGCGGGATTAGAGCgacggggagagaggggaggggacGGGGTCGCTTACTCGCGGCGGTGCCCAGGGTCCAGATCCACAGGATCTTGAGGCCGGGGCTCTTCTGGTTCCACCTGGTCACCATTGGAGCTGCGACAACCTAGATTTCAGGCGGATTCCCGGCCTGCTCTTTGGGCTCGAGGACGACGAAGCAGAGCGAGGAAGGCTTTTGGCTTTGGGTTCTTTCAGGGCTGGAGGACGACCTAGATTTCTAGTTCCACTTGTTTTAGGCTGGTTGTTCAGAGTATTTCGATTTTCCACGGGGACAAATGTGAAACTAAATAGGATTACTATCTACTCACTCATATAAGTACTATATTATAGGGCAACCAACTTCTTTTTTCCCATAATTTTGAGACCTTTTACAGAGTTTATCTGGTGATGACACGTGTTGTTTCACATGGTTATTTTCTGATGGCTTTTTCTTGTGTAGCTTTTGGTGCTTTGTAGCGTTTTGAGAAAAGTTTGATTGATGTCCTGCCAATGCTTGAGCTTCACTAGTGGGCTGGCTTGGTGTGTTCTTTGTGGTGTGCCTGTAGTCATAGTCTGATTAAAACAGCGGTGGGCACTGATCTGTTTTTATTGACACCTAGCCATGCATCACTTTGACTGATTTTGTATCCTTCTGCGTGTCGGTCTCTAGAATCCACCCAAGATTCCAGTCTCACttatttcttctccttcttcctcccctgGTGTCACGCGCAGCCTCTAGAGCATGCCTCATGCGCTCCCCCATATCACTTTGTTGCCCATGCTCCTCTCCCACTAGGCAAACCGTCGAGCTATGCACCCCGCGCGCCAGCagagctgctgctggcgctccgCGTAGGGCCGCCGCGTCCCGGTGGCACGGCACCATCTACGTCTGGGCGAACCTTCGGAGATTGTATTTTGAAAGATGGGGACACTTTATAGCAGGaggtcgagcggcggcggcggattgtTGGAGGGCGGAGGCCGCGGACATGGGATGCAGCgttgggaagaggaggaggaggcggaggccgaaGCGGGAGATTGCCTGCTGGAAGTCCTCTTCCACCATCCTCCAGTTCAGCGCCATCAAggccatcctccagaggagtgAGCCCACCAAGGGCACCTGTTGCCTCCTCCCTTGGAATCTTCCTCAAGGTACGCCTCCTCTCGTTTGCCCTTCACATCTCTCCGCCGCCTCTACCGCCAGTGGACGGAtcgacgacacaatagggtgaGGTAGGGCGGCCGGCCTTGATTTTTGCCAAAATAGTTTGTATATGCATCACCCACTGTTCATTCCTTGATCCGATCCGTTGTTGTTGGTTGCGTTTGGAGAAAGGAAGGAGGAAAGAGATGGACTGGGCATTCACTGGACCGAGTTGGAGCCTGGAAGAGATGGGCAGCTGGTTGCATGGTCTTGTGAATGTTCTTGGCCTAGGACATGAAGTCACACCGTACTATATTATAGGGCAACCAACTTCTTTTTTCCCATAATTTTGAGACCTTTTACAGAGTTTATCTGGTGATGACACGTGTTGCTTCACATGGTTATTTTCTGATGGCTTTTTCTTGTGTAGCTTTTGGTGCTTTGTAGCGTTTTGAGAAAAGTTTGATTGATGTCCTGCCAATGCTTGAGCTTCACTAGTGGGCTGGCTTGGTGTGTTCTTTGTGGTGTGCCTCGTAGTCATAATCCGATTAAAACAGCGGTGGGCACCGATCTGTTTTTATTGACACCTAGCCATGCATCGCTTTGACTCGATTTTGTATCCTTCGCGTGTCGGTCTCTAGAATCCACCCAAGATTCCAGTCTCACttatttcttctccttcttcctcccctgGTGTCACGCGCAGCCTCTGGAGCATGCCACATGCGCTCCCCCATATCACTTCGTTGCCCATGCTCCTCTCCCACTAGGCAAACCGTCGAGCTATGCACCCCGCGCGCCAGGagagctgctgctggcgctccgCGTAGGGCCGCCGCGTCCCGGTGGCACGGCACCATCTACGTCTGGGCGAACCTTCGGAGATTGTATTTTGAAAGGTGGGGACACTTTATAGCAGGaggtcgagcggcggcggcggattgcAAGGCCGCGGACATGGGATGCATCgttgggaagaggaggaggaggcggaggccgaaGTGGGAGATTGCCTGCTGGAAGTCCTCTTCCACCATCCTCCAGTTCAGCGCCATCAAggccatcctccagaggagtgAGCCCACCAAGGGCACCTGTTGCCTCCTCCCTTGGAATCTTCCTCAAGGTACGCCCTCCTCTGTTTGCCCTTCACATCTCTCTGCTGCCTCTGCTGCCAGGGACGGATCGACGACCCAATAGGGTGAGGTAGGGCGGCCGGCCTTGATTTTTGCCAAAATAGTTTGTATATGCATCAGCCACTGTTCATTCCTTTATCTGATCTGTTGTTGTTGGTTGCGTTTGGAGAAAGGAAGGAGGAAAGAGATGGACTGGGCATTCAATGGACCGAGTTGGAGCCTGGAAGAGATGGGCAGCTGGTTGCATGGTCTTGTGAATGTGCTTGGCCTAGGACATGAAGTCACACCGTACTATATTATAGGGCAACCAACTTCTTTTTTCCCATAATTTTGAGACCTTTTACAGAGTTTATCTGGTGATGACACGTGTTGTTTCACATGGTTATTTTCTGATGGCTTTTTCTTGTGTAGCTTTTGGTGCTTTGTAGCGTTTTGAGAAAAGTTTGATTGATGTCCTGCCAATGCTTGAGCTTCACTAGTGGGCTGGCTTGGTGTGTTCTTTGTGGTGGTGTGCCTGTAGTCATAGTCCGATTAAACAACGGTGGGCACCGATCCGTTTTTATTGACACCTAGCCATGCATCGCTTTGACTGATTTTGTATCCTTCTGCGTGTCGGTCTCTAGAATCCACCCAAGATTCCAGTCTCACttatttcttctccttcttcctcccctgGTGTCACGCGCAGCCTCTGGAGCATGCCTCATGCGCTCCCCCATATCACTTCGTTGCCCATGCTCCTCTCCCACTAGGCAAACCGTCGAGCTATGCACCCCGCGCGCCAGCagagctgctgctggcgctccgCGTAGGGCCACCGCGTCCCGGTGGCACGGCACCATCTACGTCTGGGCGAACCTTCGGAGATTGTATTTTGAAAGATGGGGACACTTTATAGCAGGAGGTCGAGCGGCGGTGGCGGATTGCTGGAGGGCGGAGGCCGCGGACATGGGATGCAGCgttgggaagaggaggaggaggcggaggccgaaGCGGGAGATTGCCTGGCCGGAAGTCCTCTTCCACCATCCTCCAGCTCGGCGCCATCAAGGCCATCCTCCGCAGGAGTGAGCCCACCAAGGGCACCCGTTGCCTCCTCCCTTGGAATCTTCCTCAAGGTACGCCCTCCTCTGTTTGCCCTTCACATCTCTCTGCTGCCTCTGCTGCCAGGGACGGATCGACGACCCAATAGGGTGAGGTAGGGCGGCCGGCCTTGATTTTTGCCAAAATAGTTTGTATATGCATCAGCCACTGTTCATTCCTTGATCTGATTTGTTGTTGTTGGTTGCGTTTGGAGAAAGGAAGGAGGAAAGAGATGGACTGGGCATTCACTGGACCGAGTTGGAGCCTGGAAGAGATGGGCAGCTGGTTGCATGGTCTTGTGAATGTGCTTGGCCTAGGACATGAAGTCACACACAGGCATCGAGCAAGCGAGTTCCATGAAATAGAAACTTTGACGGCAGCGGCTGCCACCGACGGCTTCAAGGGAGCACGGAGATGGCGGCAGTGTCACTTGTCCAATTCCCATCTCAGCGCTCACGTCTGTAGCAAGCTTGCGCAGCTGCGTAGGCCTTCAACTGAAGATTGGTGTTCCATGGGCACTAGCAAGATTGACAGGGGGAAACAGGTATCTAGATTTCTGCAACAATAACAGTTTTATGGATCAAGCATAAACAAGTATTATGATTTTATCAATTTTATTATGTTTTTAAGTTTGCCCTACCTTAATTTTTTCCATTCTCCGTCACTGCTCACTGCTGACTTTACCTTGCCGCGAGCATTGACAACCATGTGTTCCAGGTATTGTAGGACCAGGTGTGGTACATGCCATACATATCGCCTTCATCCTCGGCATTGAGACGCCGTTGACGGTGGCAAGAAAGGAGCACGTGGAGTACCGTTGCATCGGTGAGCGGAACAAGGAGGAAGATGAAAGCAGGTGAGCTATATAGTACTAATTATCTGCTATTTGCTTTCTTAACCATCAGCCTAAGTTAGTTCTATGTCGTTGCATCGGTGCACGGCCCAAGGAGGAAGATGAAAACAGATGAGCTATTATCACGAATTATCTGCTATTTGCTTTTTTAACCATCATGCTAAGTTAGTTCTATGCCTTAGCTTCATATAGCTATCCATTAAAAATTAAGGACCCAATGTGCCAGACTCTGTGGGTTTGTTTGAACTGCATAAATGTTCATGGTGACCACAAAAGACATGAAGTGAGATTTGTACTTTTCGATTCAGTAGCAGTTCAGGAGATCCACAGTTTTACCTTTTTTTTAAATACATTGTTTCATTAGTTAGAACTCAGAGAAGTTCATTTATAGGAATACAGTTGAATTTAGTCTTTTTAATCAAGCAACACATTAGTCATTACCTGCATCGGCCAGCCAGTTGGTATCCTATTCTTCAGTTTAGATCAATTCATGTGTTATCTCTCTAGGAGGATATGACTTGGTATAAACCAAGAAACAACTTAGTACTTTCATATACCTATTCTATAGCGTAAACAAGGAAATGACTATACCAAATAGATTTCCTGCACATATAAGTACTATTGTAGTGTGGAATGCATTTTAATAATGTCAAGGTTTAAGAGACAATTACACCTGAAATATGGAATTCATATGTGTGCACACTACTGTATGTACACCCTGTCTTTTCTGTGGATGCTATGTTTGCCCACTAATAGCAATTTTTATTTTTGGTAGATTGCTAACAAGGAGAAGGATCTTTACGAGAGAAATACTGTACCTGTGATGATATTGTAGCGAGGTACTAATGTTTTCTTTTTTGCAATCAGTTCATATTGACATGGAATTCCTACCTTGCAGTTGCAAACGGGATATAGGAAATTTCTGGACTTAGTATATGTTGGAACTTAACTATTAAAAAAAAGGTACGGACACTTCCCATCCAAGCATCCTCTAATTCAGTGTTAATGATAACTTACTATGAATCATTTTATACCTGAGAGCTAGACCACTTCAATCAATACAATGCCTCTTGCACATGCAGATGGTGGCCACTAAAGTGTATGTCCTTTCTCAGAACATATAGCAAGCTCACAGGACAGTTCACTGAAATCATAGGTGTTTTTTTTTCCTCGAACACATGCCTAAGCACGCGTCATTGTATATTAGAAGAAGCCGTCGAGAAGACGGGAGCATACAGGGAGGTAGCAGAGCTACACTAGAagttcaaagaaaagaaaaaaagaaactatACAAGGCTAACTTTGTTAGGCCTGCAGATCCTGAAGCTATTCACCATATTTTTGTTACTACAGTTTTCTTTTTGCAATGAAGTGCTTGCAAAGTTGGTCAGAATCCCATTGACTTTTATGCTTTTTAAATACCTACAACGAAATTTATCTTTGAGTAGCTCTTTTAGAAAATGATATAATTAGCGTAAATACTAAATTCTACACAAGTACATATTATATCTCTTTTTTTATCTATTCCAGAAGCAATTAATCTCTTTCGGAAACGTGCATGGATAGGAAAAATAAGTTAAATAGTATAAGATGTTCCTTATTTGCTCTAATTTTGGTGGATTCtgtaagattgtattatgtcacacaattgatacaaaactatttggggtacaagggatataaatagtagagccaaccgactaagcctaaaaccctagcttgcgttacaagtctagcttaaccgaaacatataatctaacatcCCCCCGCAGTGTCGACGTGGGGTTCAATCACGTTGAGACTGAAACGAATGTCATGAAACGGCTGTGTTGGCAGTCCCTTGGTAAAGATGTCGGCGAACTGCACTGTAGTGGGAACATGAAGAACTCGAACTTGGCCCAAAGCAACTTTCTCCCTGATGAAGTGAatatctatctcaatatgctttgtccgcCGATGCTGAACTGGATTGCTGGACATGTAAACCGCTGAAATATTATCACAATAAATAATAGTGGCCTGCTGGATGGGACGATGAAGTTCAGCCAACAACCTGCCGTAGCCAAACTCGTCTCAAGCAACCGCATGTGCAACAGCTCGATACTCAGCTTCGCAGACGAGCGTGAAACCGTAACCTGTCGCTTAGAAGACCATGAAAGCAAATTGTTACCCATAAAAACACAAGATCCGGACGTGGACCGACGAGTGTCTGGGCATCCAGCCCAGTCCGCATCGAGTATGTCGTCAAACCGGTAGGTGAAGTGGTGTTTATGTGAAGGCCATAATCTAATGTTCCTTTTAGATATCTAAGAGTGCGTTTCATGTGATTGTAGtgaggaactcgtggatcatgcataTATAGGCAGACTTGTTGGACAGAATAAGATATTTCTGGGCGTGTTAGAGTAAGGTATTGTAGTGCACCCGCAATGCTACGGTAGAGAGTTGGGTCTGAGAATGGTTGGCCGTCAGCAGAGAGTTTGGCGCTAGTGTCAACAGGTGTACGAGCAGGCTGACAACCAATCATGCCTCGCGCGGTTGAGAAGATCTAGAATGTACCGACGTTGGGAAAGAAAAGGACCATTAGAGTCACGTGTAACAGTTGATGCCAAGAAAATGATGAAGcacaccaagatcagtcatagagAATTCAGAGTTAAGCAGTtgtaataatatgatcaagaaaagtctTAGTGGAAGCAAAGTgagaatgatatcatcaacataaagaagaagataagtcgtgtgtgtggaagtgtgatagacaaaaagagaggtgtctggtgagagagggagtgaaaccgattgtttgaatgtaagttgaaaacgttggaaccaagccctaggggcttgtttgagaccataaagagatttttgaaggagacaaacatgatcgggagcagaggagtcttcgaagcctaaaggttgttgacaataaacagtttcttggagagcaccatgaagaaaggcatttttGACATCGAGTTGGTGAATGGGCCAAGAAGAGGGCGATGCTAAGAACAGTGCGAATAGTGCTAGGCTTGACAACAGGAGAGAAGGTCTCGTCGTAGTCGATGCCGTGCTGCTGAGAGAAACCACGACAAACCCAGCGAGCCTTGTAGCGAGAGAGAGTTCCGTCGGAGAGAAATTTTTGGCGGAAAACCCATTTGCCGGAAACAATATTTGCACCGACAGGGCGAGGAACAAGGCGCCATGTATCATTGTGAATGAGAGCAGTAAAACTCATCACGCATAGCGGCAGCCCGAGCTTAGGATCGAGAAGAGCACTTTTGTAGGTTTTAGGGATGGGGGAGATCGGAGAAGTGGTGGCATGAAGATTGAGACGCGGCCCTTTTGGAACGTGAAATCCCGTTTTGGCCCGAGTGCGCATTGTGTGATCATTTGTGGGAGCTTGGGTAGGAACAAGCATGGGGTGGTAGAGGTGGAGTGGGATGAACAACGACGTCGAGCGCAGCGGATGAGTCGACGTCGAAGATGGTGGAATAggtggagaaggagcggcggGGGAGATGGGTGTATCGGGTGGAGGTGCGGACTCGGCAGAGGAAGCAGCCGACTCCGCCGTCGCGGCAGTGGAGTCGGCTGAAGGGTCTGCCGCGTGCAGCGAGGAGGGCACTGGGGTGGCGGTAGGAGCGGTGTAGTGGTGAGGAAACCTAGCGGGGTGAGCTATGGGATGATGGAGGGTAGGCGATGGGTCAATGGGAGTTTGGGAGGGTGTCCGTGTGGAGAAAGGAAAGATATGCTCGGAAAAAGTAACGTGCCGAGAGATGTGGACGCAGCCAGAGACGAGATCCAGGCAGCGATAACCCTTGTGTTCATCAGAGTATCCTAGAAAGACACAGGGAATGGAGCGAGGTGATAGTTTGTTGGTGGAGATGGCGTGCAGTGTTTGGAAAACAAAGACAGCCAAAGACGCGAAGTTCATAGTAGTTGGGATGACTAAGGTAAAGAGAGTAGAATGGTGTAGAGTTTGTATTGGACTTGTGAGGCCGGATGTTAAGTAAGTAGGTGGCTGTGCGTAAGGCTTCGGCCCAGTAATTTTGGTGGCATTGAGGAGTGGATTAAAAGGGTGCGAATGATGTCGTTTATTGTGCGAAGCGAGCGTTCGCCTTGCCGTTTTGAGGTGAAGTGTATGGGCATGAA includes:
- the LOC124687974 gene encoding uncharacterized protein LOC124687974, which produces MVTRWNQKSPGLKILWIWTLGTAAIMIGNVVRTRVNDMEMMLREEDEAAAAAGGGGTGGGTTSGERVMRDDELSSE